A portion of the Natronococcus sp. AD-5 genome contains these proteins:
- the aroA gene encoding 3-phosphoshikimate 1-carboxyvinyltransferase — translation MDVTISPSRVQGRARAPPSKSYTHRAILAAGYADGATVRDPLWSADTKATARAVSLFGGSVERTADGPLEVEGFDGRPGVPADVIDCENSGTTMRLVTAAAALADGTSVLTGDSSLRSRPQGPLLEAIADLGGEAYSTRGNGRAPLVVTGPIAGDEVSIPGDVSSQYVTALLMAGAATDEGIEIDLETDLKSAPYVDITLEVLEDFGVEARRTDAGFAVEGGQRYDPAGGEYRVPGDFSSISYLLAAGAIAGDEGVRVEGAQPSAQGDKAIVDVVERMGADVDWDREGGTIDVSAADLEGIEVSVEDTPDLLPTIAALGAVADGDTHIVDAEHVRYKETDRVSAMAEELGEMGVETIEERDSLTVRGSESNLEGASVDGRGDHRIVMALALAGLAAAGETTIAGAEHVDVSFPNFFDALEGLGATLERRD, via the coding sequence ATGGACGTCACGATCTCGCCGTCTCGAGTACAGGGACGGGCGCGGGCGCCGCCGTCGAAGAGCTACACCCACCGGGCGATCCTCGCCGCCGGCTACGCGGACGGCGCGACCGTCCGCGACCCGCTCTGGAGCGCCGACACGAAGGCGACCGCTCGAGCCGTCTCCCTGTTCGGCGGGAGCGTCGAACGAACGGCCGACGGTCCCCTCGAGGTCGAGGGCTTCGACGGGCGGCCCGGCGTTCCGGCGGACGTCATCGACTGCGAGAACAGCGGGACGACGATGCGGCTGGTCACCGCGGCGGCCGCGCTGGCCGACGGTACCTCGGTCCTCACCGGCGATTCGTCGCTTCGAAGTCGGCCGCAGGGCCCGCTGCTCGAGGCCATCGCCGACCTCGGCGGAGAAGCGTACAGCACCCGCGGAAACGGACGGGCGCCGCTGGTGGTCACCGGCCCGATCGCGGGCGACGAGGTGTCGATCCCCGGCGACGTCTCCTCGCAGTACGTCACCGCCCTGCTGATGGCCGGCGCGGCGACCGACGAGGGGATCGAGATCGACCTCGAGACCGATCTCAAGTCGGCGCCCTACGTCGACATTACGCTCGAGGTGCTCGAGGACTTCGGCGTCGAGGCCCGCCGGACCGACGCCGGCTTCGCGGTCGAGGGCGGTCAGCGGTACGACCCCGCGGGCGGCGAGTACCGGGTTCCCGGCGACTTCTCGTCGATTTCGTACCTGCTCGCGGCGGGCGCGATCGCCGGCGACGAGGGCGTTCGCGTCGAGGGCGCACAGCCGAGCGCGCAGGGCGACAAAGCGATCGTCGACGTCGTCGAGCGGATGGGCGCCGACGTCGACTGGGATCGTGAAGGCGGGACGATCGACGTCTCGGCGGCCGACCTCGAGGGGATCGAGGTGTCGGTCGAGGACACGCCGGACCTCCTGCCGACGATCGCCGCCCTCGGCGCGGTGGCCGACGGCGATACTCACATCGTCGACGCCGAGCACGTTCGCTACAAGGAGACCGACCGGGTGAGCGCGATGGCCGAGGAGTTGGGCGAAATGGGCGTCGAGACGATCGAGGAACGGGATTCGCTGACGGTCCGCGGCTCCGAGTCGAACCTCGAGGGGGCCAGCGTCGACGGCCGCGGCGACCACCGCATCGTGATGGCGCTCGCGCTGGCCGGACTGGCCGCCGCGGGCGAGACGACGATCGCGGGCGCGGAGCACGTCGACGTCTCGTTCCCGAACTTCTTCGACGCGCTCGAGGGGCTGGGGGCGACGCTCGAGCGCCGCGACTGA
- a CDS encoding ArsR/SmtB family transcription factor, giving the protein MHTDRGSDSGSILDLLADPYAREILTAANEEPMTAKALSEACDASLPTIYRRVATLDDHGLLDEETVVDPDGSHRSVYRTTVESVRATLDGDELTVVVDTRDELADNFADLWGELRGGE; this is encoded by the coding sequence GTGCATACAGATCGCGGGAGCGACTCCGGTTCGATTCTCGACCTGCTGGCGGATCCGTACGCGCGCGAGATCCTGACTGCGGCCAACGAAGAACCGATGACCGCCAAGGCGCTCAGCGAGGCGTGCGACGCGTCGCTGCCGACGATCTACCGTCGCGTCGCCACGCTCGACGATCACGGACTGCTCGACGAGGAGACGGTCGTCGATCCGGACGGCTCGCACCGGAGCGTTTACCGGACGACGGTCGAGTCCGTTCGCGCAACCCTGGACGGGGACGAACTGACCGTCGTCGTCGACACCCGGGACGAACTCGCCGACAACTTCGCCGACCTCTGGGGCGAGCTCCGGGGAGGGGAGTGA
- a CDS encoding helix-turn-helix domain-containing protein → MATEATFTIPSDRFPLGTVFEQLPNVTITLERIIPAQNVVVPYFWVRGTVVDDIEEAFTDHPGVEDIHLVDSVEDEYLLRVEWTQEYVGVLCALVETEIPLIRAVGTNQDWTFEIRGDDRSDIADFQKRCQEYDVPVTLTKLHALTPVETETEAALTETQQEAMVLAYERGYFESPREVTMEDLGDELDISQQAIASRLRRGIKHILGSTIPETEAANCYSS, encoded by the coding sequence ATGGCTACCGAGGCGACCTTTACGATTCCATCAGATCGGTTCCCCTTGGGGACCGTATTCGAGCAGTTGCCGAACGTGACGATCACGCTGGAGCGGATTATCCCGGCGCAGAACGTCGTCGTGCCCTACTTCTGGGTGCGAGGGACCGTCGTCGACGACATCGAAGAGGCGTTTACCGACCATCCCGGAGTGGAAGACATTCACCTCGTCGATTCCGTCGAAGACGAGTATCTGTTGCGAGTCGAGTGGACGCAGGAGTACGTCGGCGTGCTGTGCGCGCTCGTGGAGACGGAGATTCCGCTCATTAGAGCCGTCGGCACGAACCAGGACTGGACGTTCGAAATCCGCGGGGACGATCGAAGCGACATCGCGGACTTTCAGAAACGCTGCCAGGAGTACGACGTCCCGGTCACGCTGACGAAGTTGCACGCGCTCACGCCGGTGGAGACGGAAACCGAGGCGGCGCTGACCGAGACCCAGCAAGAGGCGATGGTCCTCGCCTACGAGCGCGGCTACTTCGAATCCCCCCGCGAGGTAACGATGGAAGATCTCGGCGACGAACTCGACATTTCCCAGCAGGCCATCGCGTCTCGACTTCGGCGCGGGATCAAACACATTCTCGGAAGCACCATTCCCGAAACAGAAGCTGCAAATTGCTATTCGTCTTAA
- a CDS encoding NAD(P)/FAD-dependent oxidoreductase: protein MERIGIVGAGAGAAAASYAIGESAADVSVTVLEKSRGLCGRAATGRRGEVVYDYGANYVKADDDRVVDLLTETLSTDGLVDVADPVWTFDGEGEISPGRDADEHKWTYRQGLTQLAKRLFDRTDATIHRETRVERVVRDADAGTWKLEDAAGKIWGPYDALVLNPPAPQTADLLRSAAWEADRREPLVAAVDTVPYRRIWTGIFHYPFELEAPYYALVNADKNHEIGWIGREECKPGHVPDGESALVVQANHEWSVDRADEDPERNLAELAALTAGLLEDDRLTDPDWTDHRSWRYALPEDGVASEPLRRAESAGLYCVGDWIAGEGRVHAALRSGLEVGERVVLETPR from the coding sequence ATGGAACGGATCGGGATCGTTGGCGCGGGCGCCGGCGCCGCCGCTGCGTCCTACGCCATCGGGGAGTCGGCCGCCGACGTCTCGGTGACGGTACTCGAGAAGTCCCGCGGCCTCTGCGGCCGGGCGGCGACCGGACGGCGAGGCGAGGTCGTCTACGACTACGGCGCGAACTACGTCAAGGCCGACGACGATCGGGTGGTCGACCTGCTCACCGAGACGCTCTCGACCGACGGCCTCGTCGACGTCGCCGATCCGGTCTGGACGTTCGACGGCGAGGGCGAGATTTCGCCGGGACGAGACGCCGACGAGCACAAGTGGACCTACCGGCAGGGTCTGACGCAGCTCGCGAAACGGCTTTTCGACCGCACCGACGCGACGATCCACCGGGAGACCCGCGTCGAGCGCGTCGTGCGGGACGCCGACGCCGGGACGTGGAAACTCGAGGACGCCGCCGGAAAGATCTGGGGCCCCTACGACGCCCTCGTCCTGAACCCGCCGGCGCCGCAGACGGCCGACCTGCTGCGATCGGCCGCGTGGGAAGCGGACCGTCGCGAGCCCCTCGTCGCGGCGGTCGATACCGTCCCGTACCGGCGGATCTGGACGGGGATCTTCCACTACCCGTTCGAACTCGAGGCGCCGTACTACGCGCTGGTCAACGCCGACAAGAACCACGAGATCGGCTGGATCGGCCGCGAGGAGTGTAAACCCGGACACGTCCCCGACGGCGAGTCGGCGCTCGTCGTCCAGGCCAACCACGAGTGGTCGGTCGACCGCGCCGACGAAGACCCCGAGCGCAACCTCGCGGAACTCGCGGCGCTGACGGCCGGATTGCTCGAGGACGATCGTCTCACCGATCCCGACTGGACCGATCACCGGAGCTGGCGCTACGCGCTTCCGGAGGACGGCGTCGCGAGCGAGCCGCTTCGACGGGCGGAATCGGCGGGGCTGTACTGCGTCGGCGACTGGATCGCCGGCGAGGGCCGGGTTCACGCGGCGCTCCGGAGCGGACTCGAGGTCGGCGAGCGGGTCGTCCTCGAGACGCCGCGATAG
- a CDS encoding carbamoyltransferase family protein, which produces MSAPSYTLACKPAIGLYGQHDPSAVLFENGTPIFGIEEERLTRDKHAVDTFPEQAIRACLEHRDLELADLERILLPYDPRLRSRIRRHYLTDAITAPGLARKLSALERTVVDEVRGQFLPTRQVESRLETIGTPVPPVECRSHHRCHAASAFHPSGFDDALVLTIDAKGEYDSTVVWRGTEDGLSRVRTYDHPNSLGLFFAIVTEYLGYRMFNGEGKVMGLAPYGERRPEIERTLRGLIDTGVDYDVTALTKRWGTGYGVERLEEAFDRPRNDEPGEFDRWQKDLAHTAQKLLEETVREIVEAYVGAAPSNDVALAGGVALNCKLNKRIRELDVVDDAFVQPVAHDAGLALGAGWLDRRPSDVESQTTVYFGPEYGTDEIESLLETNKIEYAKPDDLERYVAERLADGALVGWFQGRLEMGPRALGGRSILADPRTAESRDRVNRYVKHREEWRPFAPSVLESAAEEYLVDGQPAPFMIDTFDVRDGKLDELAAVIHPADGSTRPQTVAREQHPRYHRLLSEFESITGVPVVLNTSFNDRGEPIVNTPTEAVKDFYGMGLDVLVLEDCVVEKRAAKTDDGEREREAIGSSPEQ; this is translated from the coding sequence ATGAGTGCGCCATCGTATACCCTCGCCTGCAAACCCGCGATCGGACTGTACGGCCAGCACGATCCCAGCGCCGTCCTCTTCGAGAACGGGACTCCGATATTCGGCATCGAAGAGGAGCGGCTGACGCGGGACAAACACGCCGTCGATACGTTCCCCGAACAGGCGATCCGCGCGTGTCTCGAGCACCGCGATCTCGAACTCGCCGATCTCGAACGAATCCTGCTGCCGTACGACCCGCGGCTGCGTTCCCGGATCCGACGACACTATCTCACCGACGCGATCACGGCACCGGGACTCGCCAGAAAGCTGTCCGCGCTCGAGCGAACGGTCGTCGACGAGGTTCGGGGCCAGTTCCTGCCGACGCGGCAGGTCGAGTCCCGCCTCGAGACGATCGGAACGCCGGTGCCTCCGGTGGAGTGTCGCTCGCACCACCGCTGTCACGCGGCGAGCGCGTTTCACCCGTCCGGGTTCGACGACGCGCTGGTGCTGACGATCGACGCGAAAGGCGAGTACGACTCGACCGTCGTCTGGCGCGGCACCGAGGACGGGCTATCCCGGGTCCGCACGTACGACCACCCGAACAGTCTCGGCCTCTTTTTCGCGATCGTGACCGAGTATCTCGGCTACCGCATGTTCAACGGCGAGGGGAAGGTGATGGGGCTGGCGCCGTACGGCGAACGGCGACCGGAGATCGAACGGACGCTTCGCGGACTGATCGACACCGGGGTCGACTACGACGTGACGGCGCTCACGAAACGGTGGGGAACGGGCTACGGCGTCGAGCGGCTCGAGGAGGCGTTCGACCGACCGCGCAACGACGAGCCCGGCGAGTTCGACCGGTGGCAGAAGGACCTCGCGCACACGGCCCAGAAGCTCCTCGAGGAGACGGTCCGCGAGATCGTCGAGGCCTACGTCGGGGCCGCCCCGTCGAACGACGTCGCGCTCGCGGGCGGGGTCGCGTTGAACTGCAAACTCAACAAGCGAATCCGGGAACTGGACGTCGTCGACGACGCGTTCGTCCAGCCGGTCGCCCACGACGCGGGGCTCGCCCTCGGCGCCGGCTGGCTCGACCGGCGGCCGTCCGACGTCGAATCCCAAACGACGGTTTACTTCGGCCCCGAGTACGGGACCGACGAGATCGAGTCGCTGCTCGAGACCAACAAGATCGAGTACGCGAAGCCGGACGACCTCGAGCGCTACGTCGCCGAGCGGCTCGCCGACGGCGCGCTCGTCGGCTGGTTTCAGGGCCGACTCGAGATGGGGCCGCGCGCCCTCGGCGGCCGCAGCATCCTCGCCGATCCCCGGACCGCCGAGTCGCGCGACCGGGTCAACAGGTACGTCAAACACCGCGAGGAGTGGCGGCCGTTCGCGCCGTCGGTGCTCGAGTCGGCCGCCGAGGAGTACCTCGTCGACGGCCAGCCGGCGCCGTTCATGATCGACACCTTCGACGTCCGCGACGGGAAACTCGACGAACTCGCCGCCGTGATCCACCCGGCGGACGGCTCGACGCGACCCCAGACCGTCGCCCGCGAGCAGCATCCCCGATACCACCGGCTGCTCTCGGAGTTCGAGTCGATCACCGGCGTCCCCGTCGTCCTGAATACCTCCTTCAACGACCGCGGGGAGCCGATCGTCAACACGCCGACGGAGGCGGTCAAGGACTTCTACGGGATGGGACTGGACGTGCTCGTCCTCGAGGACTGCGTCGTCGAGAAGCGGGCGGCGAAGACGGACGATGGCGAACGCGAGCGAGAGGCCATCGGCAGCAGTCCTGAGCAGTAG
- a CDS encoding DUF7521 family protein → MISSIARAAPVGVASGLPIAYGAKLIVLALSLAIAHLAYHGYRRSGSEPMLYVSGGFVFIGTGAICESMLYDLAGISISAAGLVQAGLVSVGLSLVLVSLRKGP, encoded by the coding sequence ATGATCTCGAGCATCGCTCGGGCGGCGCCGGTCGGGGTCGCGTCGGGCCTCCCGATCGCGTACGGCGCGAAATTGATCGTGCTCGCGTTGAGCCTGGCCATCGCGCACCTCGCGTATCACGGCTACCGCCGAAGCGGGAGCGAGCCGATGCTGTACGTCTCCGGCGGGTTCGTCTTCATCGGAACGGGTGCGATTTGCGAGAGCATGCTGTACGACCTGGCGGGGATCTCGATCTCGGCGGCCGGACTCGTCCAGGCGGGGCTCGTCTCGGTCGGGCTGTCGCTCGTCCTCGTCTCGCTGCGAAAGGGACCGTAG
- a CDS encoding M24 family metallopeptidase translates to MEIDLAPLRATLEEEGVDGYLIDDDASDSDQRYVSGFTAPDAYQTLVTADGDVHLLVSGLEYGRATKEADADSVTRRAAYDYQELLAEYGSYEGTIRTIAAFLADRDVDSIAVPRNFPAGTADGLREQGLEVAVESEGVVEGIRATKSPWETNQIRATQEANEAAMAVAEGLIATADVEDDGTLVRGGEALTSERVKEEIEITLLRHGCALDETIVACGPDGADPHNRGSGTLEADELIVIDIFPRDKETGYFGDMTRTFARGDPGAEARRRYEVTEEAFEAALEAVEASVTGSDVHDAACDVIEEAGYDTLRSNPNAETGFIHSTGHGVGLDIHEQPSVAPTGGGLEPGHVITIEPGLYDPEVGGVRIEDLVVVTEDGYENLTEYRAGLEPRSS, encoded by the coding sequence ATGGAGATCGATCTCGCGCCGCTGCGTGCCACCCTCGAGGAGGAGGGCGTGGACGGCTACCTCATCGACGACGACGCGTCGGACTCCGACCAGCGGTACGTCTCCGGCTTCACCGCGCCGGACGCCTACCAGACGCTCGTGACCGCCGACGGCGACGTCCACCTCCTCGTCTCGGGCCTCGAGTACGGCCGGGCGACGAAGGAGGCGGACGCCGACTCCGTCACGCGACGCGCCGCGTACGACTACCAGGAACTGCTCGCGGAGTACGGCTCCTACGAGGGAACGATTCGGACGATCGCCGCCTTCCTCGCGGACCGCGACGTCGACTCGATCGCCGTACCGCGGAACTTCCCCGCGGGAACCGCGGACGGCCTCCGAGAGCAGGGACTCGAGGTCGCGGTCGAATCAGAGGGCGTCGTCGAGGGGATCCGCGCGACCAAATCCCCCTGGGAGACCAACCAGATCCGGGCGACCCAGGAGGCGAACGAGGCCGCGATGGCCGTCGCCGAGGGGCTCATCGCGACCGCGGACGTCGAGGACGACGGCACCCTCGTCCGCGGCGGCGAGGCGCTGACCAGCGAGCGCGTCAAAGAGGAGATCGAGATCACCCTCCTCCGCCACGGCTGCGCGCTCGACGAGACGATCGTCGCCTGCGGCCCGGACGGCGCCGACCCGCACAACCGCGGGAGCGGCACGCTCGAGGCGGACGAACTGATCGTGATCGACATCTTCCCGCGGGACAAGGAGACCGGCTACTTCGGCGACATGACCCGGACCTTCGCCCGCGGCGACCCGGGCGCGGAGGCGCGCCGACGGTACGAGGTCACCGAGGAGGCGTTCGAGGCCGCACTCGAGGCCGTCGAAGCGAGCGTCACCGGCTCGGACGTCCACGACGCGGCCTGCGACGTGATCGAGGAGGCCGGCTACGACACCCTCCGGAGTAATCCGAACGCCGAGACCGGTTTCATCCACAGCACCGGCCACGGCGTCGGATTGGACATCCACGAGCAGCCGAGCGTCGCCCCCACGGGCGGCGGACTCGAGCCAGGTCACGTGATCACGATCGAACCCGGCCTCTACGACCCCGAGGTGGGCGGCGTCCGGATCGAGGACCTCGTCGTCGTCACCGAGGACGGTTACGAGAACCTGACCGAGTATCGGGCGGGGCTCGAGCCGCGATCGAGCTGA
- a CDS encoding phosphoadenosine phosphosulfate reductase family protein produces the protein MSTEIEIESATLDEKIDKSLDVLEETWDRFDAPVFTCSFGKDSNVVLDLIDRSTADVEAQTALSFLDHGNHFEATWEIKEELESDYDVAFETYEPDSSYEELVSEHGPRVNQRKPDLCCQTLKSAPMERMIDGHDGWITGYRIDEGLDDDGDGDRSYEWRKNLDFFEQKDEVVRINPIVHWTAEDVWEYHDRREITHNELYDEGFECLGCKQCTLDGDALFAYDSIRRVGDEAQEADD, from the coding sequence ATGTCAACCGAAATCGAAATCGAATCCGCCACTCTCGACGAAAAGATCGACAAATCGCTCGACGTGCTCGAGGAAACGTGGGATCGATTCGACGCGCCCGTGTTCACCTGTAGTTTCGGAAAGGACTCGAACGTCGTCCTCGATCTCATCGATAGATCGACCGCCGACGTCGAGGCCCAGACGGCGCTTTCCTTTCTCGACCACGGCAACCACTTCGAGGCGACCTGGGAGATAAAGGAGGAACTCGAGAGCGACTACGACGTCGCGTTCGAGACGTACGAGCCCGACTCGAGCTACGAAGAACTCGTCTCGGAACACGGCCCGCGGGTGAACCAGCGGAAGCCGGATCTCTGCTGTCAGACCCTCAAATCGGCCCCGATGGAGCGAATGATCGACGGCCACGACGGCTGGATCACGGGGTATCGGATCGACGAGGGCCTCGACGACGACGGTGACGGCGATCGGAGCTACGAATGGCGGAAAAACCTCGACTTCTTCGAACAGAAAGACGAGGTCGTCCGGATCAACCCGATCGTCCACTGGACGGCGGAGGACGTCTGGGAGTACCACGACCGCCGCGAAATCACCCACAACGAACTCTACGACGAAGGGTTCGAGTGTCTCGGATGTAAGCAGTGCACGCTCGACGGTGACGCCCTCTTCGCCTACGACAGCATCCGCCGGGTCGGCGACGAAGCGCAAGAGGCTGACGACTGA
- a CDS encoding Bug family tripartite tricarboxylate transporter substrate binding protein has protein sequence MPLENIGRRQFLAAGATGLSTTAAYGAERFGVTEVFDETQITAIVPWAQGGGTDRAIRVTTPTWSDVLGVEFVVENYPGGSTQVGGEQLYNGEPDGFTLAMWNMPQMQATWLFQDAPYRIGDFDYLGTHHWDPTMWFAPLDRPYDDLEEFIEYAREEGATVGITASIGNTALSALLVEETYDLDLTIVNMEGGSGVRQAVLAGDIDAGVNQPWSFDPDHADDVTALGSHTAEQQELWPTAPAFGELGLDEIPLVEEGLGQWKLLVLPGGVRERHPDRFEELAETYAAVFEDEGFQTRIEEQGGLDEIADYRDPEATAEEVEETARFMEEYADVIESFIYDR, from the coding sequence ATGCCACTCGAAAACATCGGTCGACGGCAATTCCTCGCGGCGGGAGCCACCGGACTCTCGACGACGGCAGCGTACGGTGCCGAACGTTTCGGGGTTACCGAAGTGTTCGACGAAACGCAGATCACGGCGATCGTTCCGTGGGCGCAGGGAGGGGGTACCGATCGGGCGATACGCGTCACGACGCCGACGTGGTCCGACGTTCTGGGCGTCGAGTTCGTCGTCGAAAACTATCCGGGCGGCTCCACGCAGGTCGGGGGCGAACAGCTTTACAACGGCGAACCCGACGGGTTCACGCTCGCGATGTGGAACATGCCCCAGATGCAGGCGACGTGGCTGTTTCAGGACGCGCCCTACAGAATCGGTGATTTCGATTACCTCGGAACGCACCACTGGGACCCGACGATGTGGTTCGCGCCGCTCGACCGGCCGTACGACGACTTGGAGGAGTTCATCGAGTACGCCCGCGAGGAGGGGGCGACGGTCGGGATCACCGCGTCGATCGGGAACACGGCGCTGTCGGCGCTCCTCGTCGAAGAAACCTACGACCTCGATCTGACGATCGTCAACATGGAGGGGGGCTCGGGAGTGCGGCAAGCGGTCCTCGCCGGAGACATCGATGCGGGCGTCAACCAGCCGTGGTCGTTCGATCCCGATCACGCCGACGACGTGACCGCGCTCGGCTCGCACACCGCAGAGCAACAGGAGCTGTGGCCGACCGCGCCCGCCTTCGGCGAGCTCGGCCTGGACGAGATTCCGTTAGTCGAGGAGGGGCTCGGTCAGTGGAAACTCCTCGTCCTTCCCGGCGGGGTTCGCGAACGACACCCCGATCGGTTCGAGGAGTTAGCCGAAACCTACGCCGCGGTGTTCGAGGACGAAGGGTTCCAGACCCGGATCGAAGAACAGGGCGGGCTAGACGAGATCGCCGACTATCGCGATCCCGAAGCGACGGCGGAGGAAGTCGAGGAGACGGCCCGCTTCATGGAGGAGTACGCCGACGTGATCGAAAGTTTCATCTACGATCGATAG
- a CDS encoding tripartite tricarboxylate transporter permease: MADGPAMIGSLLTPAAIEAGLGILADPYVLLAIVLGTAVGVVFGAIPGFSATMTIVLFTPVTIPFEPTSALIFLVSAYGGAVYGGSIPAILINTPGAPGSVVTCWDGYELTKQGRAVYTLAVSAIVSGIAGLFAAVVLLVFAPPISSFALNFGPPEMFLLAVFALTIVPAAKGASLSKALLAGTFGLLIGTIGNDPQLSQSRATFEQTTLLAGVDFIVVLIGLFVLTEVFRLAFRGTVVTGDEHARGGLSEVYEAARTVASRPIETARGMLIGAFIGSLPGAGADVANFVSYNEARRWAGDELADRFGTGAIEGVIAADSSNNATQGGALIPTLTLGIPGSGSTAALLGAIALHGMNPGPGLFESSGDIVYAMIFSLFIGNVLILLYGVSGSQYFGKFAYIPVRYIIPVVTVLAIVGAFAVRNATVDLYIVLLFGVVGILFVTYDYPLVSLVLGVILGDIAESGFVTGWLLTGESVTAFLFNSYIAIGLLVLTALSLIVTALKG, encoded by the coding sequence ATGGCTGATGGTCCCGCTATGATCGGGTCGCTACTCACACCCGCGGCGATCGAGGCCGGACTCGGTATCCTCGCGGATCCGTACGTCCTCCTCGCGATCGTCCTCGGGACCGCGGTCGGCGTCGTCTTCGGCGCGATCCCGGGGTTTTCCGCGACGATGACGATCGTCCTCTTCACGCCGGTGACGATCCCGTTCGAGCCGACGTCGGCGCTGATCTTCCTGGTCTCGGCCTACGGAGGCGCGGTGTACGGCGGGTCCATCCCGGCGATCCTCATCAACACGCCCGGCGCGCCGGGCTCGGTCGTCACCTGCTGGGACGGATACGAACTCACGAAACAGGGACGGGCCGTCTACACGCTCGCGGTCTCCGCGATCGTCTCGGGGATCGCGGGGCTGTTCGCCGCCGTCGTGCTCCTCGTGTTCGCCCCGCCGATCTCCTCGTTCGCGCTCAACTTCGGGCCGCCGGAGATGTTCCTGCTCGCGGTGTTCGCCCTGACGATCGTCCCCGCCGCGAAGGGGGCCTCGCTCTCGAAGGCGCTTCTGGCCGGCACGTTCGGACTGCTGATCGGAACGATCGGCAACGATCCGCAGCTCTCGCAGTCGCGAGCCACGTTCGAGCAGACGACGCTCCTCGCCGGCGTCGACTTCATCGTCGTGCTGATCGGCCTGTTCGTCCTCACGGAGGTGTTCCGGCTGGCCTTCCGCGGAACCGTCGTCACCGGCGACGAGCACGCCAGGGGCGGACTCTCGGAAGTGTACGAGGCGGCCCGAACGGTAGCCTCCCGTCCGATCGAGACCGCTCGAGGAATGCTTATCGGCGCCTTCATCGGCTCGTTACCCGGCGCGGGAGCGGACGTGGCGAACTTCGTCTCGTACAACGAGGCCAGGCGATGGGCCGGCGACGAACTGGCCGACCGCTTCGGGACCGGCGCCATCGAAGGCGTCATCGCGGCCGACTCGAGCAACAACGCGACCCAGGGTGGCGCGCTGATCCCGACGCTCACGCTCGGAATCCCGGGTAGCGGCTCGACGGCGGCACTGCTCGGTGCGATCGCGCTCCACGGCATGAATCCCGGCCCCGGACTGTTCGAATCGTCCGGCGACATCGTCTACGCGATGATCTTCTCGCTGTTCATCGGCAACGTCCTCATTCTGCTCTACGGCGTCTCCGGCTCGCAGTACTTCGGGAAGTTCGCGTACATTCCGGTGCGGTACATCATCCCCGTAGTGACGGTGCTCGCGATCGTCGGCGCCTTCGCGGTCCGGAACGCGACCGTCGATCTGTACATCGTGTTGCTCTTCGGGGTGGTCGGGATCCTGTTCGTCACGTACGACTATCCGCTGGTCAGTCTCGTGTTGGGGGTCATCCTCGGCGACATCGCCGAGTCGGGTTTCGTCACCGGCTGGCTGTTGACCGGCGAGAGCGTCACAGCTTTCCTCTTCAACAGCTACATCGCGATCGGGCTGTTGGTCCTCACCGCGCTCTCGTTGATCGTCACCGCACTCAAGGGCTGA
- a CDS encoding tripartite tricarboxylate transporter TctB family protein, which yields MTRITPPVVTVSTGSRTVDVDTGELVFPGIVLAFCLYYYWDTRALPDLSMLYAGPLLYATAALAVVTVLVQAVSIDERADGPEPESERSSDGPPSELASEEATSETPPDEPFFTARNAVLLVGLTAAYVATLEPIGFLVATIGFLAVVLYLFGERNPGVIALYSVGVAIAVWLVFVQWLMVPL from the coding sequence ATGACGCGGATCACGCCGCCCGTCGTCACCGTCTCGACCGGTTCGCGAACCGTCGACGTCGATACCGGTGAACTGGTGTTTCCGGGAATCGTGCTGGCGTTCTGCTTGTACTACTACTGGGACACCCGCGCCTTGCCGGACCTCTCGATGCTGTACGCGGGCCCGCTGCTGTACGCGACCGCCGCCCTCGCCGTCGTTACCGTCCTCGTACAGGCGGTCTCGATCGACGAGCGGGCCGACGGACCGGAACCCGAATCCGAGCGCTCGTCCGACGGTCCGCCGTCCGAGTTAGCATCCGAGGAAGCGACGTCCGAGACGCCGCCGGACGAGCCGTTTTTTACCGCGCGTAACGCGGTGCTGCTGGTCGGATTGACGGCGGCATATGTCGCTACCCTCGAGCCGATCGGATTCCTCGTGGCGACCATCGGCTTCCTCGCGGTCGTGCTGTACCTGTTCGGCGAGCGCAATCCGGGCGTCATCGCGCTCTACTCGGTCGGGGTCGCGATCGCCGTCTGGCTCGTGTTCGTTCAATGGCTGATGGTCCCGCTATGA